The Oncorhynchus masou masou isolate Uvic2021 chromosome 31, UVic_Omas_1.1, whole genome shotgun sequence genome includes a region encoding these proteins:
- the LOC135523503 gene encoding stonin-1-like yields MCSVNNPNWVTFEDEGRTSTSPSFASTPLKIPESGTKLAATPLKSPGAKTSSPPSFASTPLKTAPGSVTTTGLKTIPRPNGLKLILPPVGDPSWIFSSSLESSSPPMHFNLNGSSCVPCNTPLCTPVREVPPTGALPFHCRPWDQQDFFSSFSSSSSASVPYSSSPPGPDQATTTGTTTHLQGDISVSDGPSTFPSFQGDPGHFNPFWEGAGGHSVDSGSSSSDSEAGGSSLPRFFIRTKDGNEPPRPDHLQSSYSYICHKLEGLRAEEDNDTEEGVGMERGERRGVRDRKAAEEGPSPAFVSHGLFRSEKRDGWSLMLRIPEKKNRMSSRQWGPIYLRLLSGGVLQMYYEKGLEKPFKEFQLQPHCRLSDLKLESNGEPRKIQTVKVEHVSYTEKKRYHPKLEVSHEAEVEQLLKFGTTEHGDMEDLFETMEEELLRLAPPLLQKRHYDEQEMTLQITDHLWVQLDKDGVLMDRAAMTRIHCLAFLNGPGECFLALNDLGLLRFDASYGSGSEEDDLLEGWMEISDCHFHKCINDLEFHRSRLLKFSPPDACRVELMRYKTLALGSTELPFSVKAVVTVQGAYVELQAFLNMSAIFPSFISVSETQPLCENVLIRVPVPGDWVKVSRTVTLLRRKSLTARMNRNACLGSVSASESQPVMQVTVGTVKYENVYSAIVWRIDRLPAKNMAVDHPHTFSCKLELGSDQEIPSDWYPFVTMECDMVGAVVSQTRVTSLGTESDIQPQKHVTSRTHYYCQVEIEKKWIETEAQGQSGCTTQ; encoded by the exons ATGTGCTCTGTGAACAATCCAAACTGGGTGACCTTCGAGGATGAGGGGAGAACGTCTACGTCTCCTTCTTTTGCCTCAACCCCCTTGAAGATCCCAGAGAGTGGGACAAAGTTGGCCGCAACACCCCTGAAGTCACCAGGGGCAAAGACAAGTTCACCCCCTTCCTTTGCCTCTACACCCCTGAAGACAGCCCCAGGTAGTGTGACAACGACAGGGTTAAAGACAATCCCCCGTCCCAATGGACTAAAGCTGATACTGCCCCCAGTGGGAGATCCATCCTGGATCTTCAGCAGTTCCCTTGAATCCAGCTCCCCTCCAATGCACTTTAACCTCAATGGAAGTTCCTGTGTGCCCTGCAACACTCCTCTTTGCACTCCGGTGAGGGAGGTTCCTCCTACCGGCGCGTTACCTTTCCATTGCAGGCCCTGGGATCAGCAGGATTTTTTCAGTAGTTTTTCCAGTTCATCCTCTGCCTCTGTGCCTTATTCTTCTTCTCCCCCTGGCCCAGACCAGGCCACCACTACCGGCACCACCACACATCTCCAGGGTGACATCTCTGTCTCCGATGGCCCCAGTACCTTCCCCTCCTTTCAGGGGGACCCGGGACATTTCAACCCATTCTGGGAGGGGGCTGGTGGGCATAGCGTGGACTCTGGGAGCTCATCTTCCGACTCCGAGGCTGGAGGTTCTAGTCTGCCTCGCTTCTTCATTCGGACGAAAGACGGCAACGAGCCTCCTCGACCAGACCACCTCCAGAGCTCCTACTCCTACATCTGCCACAAGCTGGAGGGCCTGCGGGCCGAGGAAGACAATGACACAGAGGAAGGagtagggatggagaggggggagaggagaggagtaagagACAGGAAGGCAGCCGAGGAGGGACCATCCCCAGCCTTTGTCTCTCACGGTCTGTTCCGTAGCGAGAAGAGAGACGGCTGGTCTTTAATGCTGAGGATCCCAGAGAAGAAAAACCGAATGTCGTCCCGACAGTGGGGCCCCATTTACCTGCGTCTGCTGTCTGGAGGTGTGCTCCAGATGTACTATGAGAAAGGACTGGAGAAGCCCTTCAAAGAGTTCCAGCTGCAGCCTCACTGCAGGTTGTCAGATCTCAAGCTAGAAAGCAATGGAGAGCCTCGCAAGATTCAGACAGTTAAGGTGGAGCACGTGTCTTACACAGAGAAGAAGCGCTACCACCCCAAG ctGGAGGTGTCCCACGAGGCAGAGGTGGAGCAGCTGCTGAAGTTTGGAACCACGGAACACGGCGACATGGAGGACCTTTTCGAAACTATGGAGGAGGAGCTTCTCAGGCTGGCGCCGCCGTTGTTGCAGAAACGGCACTACGACGAACAGGAGATGACACTGCAGATCACAGACCACCTCTGGGTGCAGCTGGACAAG GACGGTGTATTGATGGACCGGGCGGCCATGACGAGGATCCACTGCCTGGCGTTCCTCAATGGCCCAGGGGAGTGCTTCCTGGCTCTCAACGACTTGGGGCTTCTCCGCTTCGACGCCAGCTATGGCTCTGGCTCCGAGGAG GATGACCTCCTGGAGGGCTGGATGGAGATCAGTGACTGCCACTTCCACAAGTGCATCAACGACTTAGAGTTCCACAGGTCTCGGCTGCTCAAGTTCTCTCCTCCGGACGCCTGTAGAGTAGAACTGATGCGCTACAAGACATTAGCCCTGGGAAGTACCGAGCTGCCCTTCTCCGTCAAAGCTGTGGTGACTGTCCAAGGGGCCTACGTGGAACTCCAAGCCTTTCTCAACATGTCAGCCATCTTCCCGTCATTTATCAGCGTGTCGGAGACTCAGCCACTCTGCGAGAATGTCCTGATCCGTGTGCCGGTACCGGGGGACTGGGTGAAGGTGTCGCGTACAGTGACGTTGCTACGACGTAAGTCACTGACGGCCAGGATGAACCGGAACGCTTGTCTGGGGTCAGTCAGCGCTTCAGAGTCACAGCCAGTCATGCAGGTTACCGTGGGGACGGTCAAGTATGAGAATGTGTACTCAGCCATAGTGTGGAGGATCGACAGACTGCCTGCTAAGAACATGG CAGTGGACCATCCCCATACCTTCTCCTGTAAGTTAGAGCTTGGTTCAGACCAGGAGATCCCCAGTGACTGGTACCCGTTTGTCACAATGGAGTGTGACATGGTGGGGGCCGTGGTTTCACAGACCAGAGTGACGTCACTGGGCACAGAGAGTGACATTCAGCCTCAGAAACATGTCACCAGTAGGACCCACTATTATTGTCAG GTAGAAATTGAGAAGAAGTGGATTGAGACAGAAGCACAAGGGCAATCAGGCTGCACAACACAGTAA